A window of the Planococcus citri chromosome 4, ihPlaCitr1.1, whole genome shotgun sequence genome harbors these coding sequences:
- the LOC135843464 gene encoding mucin-3B-like isoform X2, with translation MNATKWNEKSDFMSPEKSVQNEELEDIQSWAGFQGLNVLSVGAVANDCKKIFDSCRADCQKVIDDLTKVVETAEDASVVPPKLWEALGRITDILQNAPKSVRFHFSELGDHFLKKLSSAISAAKSKNSDKLQDLQNIYNSGVDATNESVLELEKSFSVNYNPNSIMQQSVPESLNQASYSQSVALYELKHLSTAVTEEIDSIEKAALQLLNRIYKGITLTKEVSLSMKKSGTYPTKYDEQYIKYNLQNCGFLAKAMNPGSTPTSPVSEPVSTTPNQPDTDSEPVIPSLSADTPGGDESGCGEIFRKSEKKIMQQLILTIKEIKSIDDKKEIDSRMFQVFKNYSLILTNLNKKVITSVITVVNQFFQLYNIVLSILDKINPDMKSKAEDLLYMQDIDTTDAYYADINKYIVEDYLSSAKMNELLQRIDNHVKSMKSLKEIKTGITQELSVITNEVGIDLQTMKSTILYVFEELKKGVKALQNLKNKSNRTGFRYYLNFYRGKADLAQLKKLICTINSLKIELLLERQLFTDDEELEAFKAATSDVQNEIDQKNQKLLEELSSMNDFNFVQGFVSKSVLDYNMCLESYTIQSRTILKTVITKYVTIFEELIIIIKRRKIKNSKTIEDLYLNESSSSSNQDEVVSKYLLEKTDIDIEKLCSTLNQEISTQNKETVTREIQDITTVTHSEVNKINQTVLKMINTMSTEIQNLKAIKDEASQKIDYEISDEKLKCISNIIQIIDSLHIKSNKDEIQSLSIYFERVKEKIQIATQNFETQTSECTEMQQFKSQVETLKTSIFEALTKASLAIKEKIRRVLFEYNEKLYILQQKTTCYQLDNFHGQDSSFTLNDNTRKYVTGYYTSEEIFTTLDTIMNSSTSSDISQLKTDMYSKLDETNQSIESELEKIHDDLNVFVEKFSQGMQVLSNIETKFQKQTDETETIDETELTALKEVDGMVNVIGKYVNVNAENSQRELRAQIDNARLQISRKFEQVSQTLTSMQDSTQMESIITESIISSETIFNELKNNTRCELTRSVEEFLNSYQKTITTLHSQVTSSQTTILQDINKGDCKTVDDDFQKFMQMMLQQDYQSLTTVSNTFEYMKKYNFVDSQNLKEKCSQVFQSLSNKMNMEIDNLSHVGKYVLENVQKANNVLIKLENCENKQNINVSLTEEEIREFRVARSVNELWKYSYQDTSISSIGTTITSARSEIDLEYRKIQTKLETSTDQSVIQTEIESSIQNIQNIFQTTQTHVNEIIKQNVESFYTSMTSQINEFQSSCSSSLNTALLSVISGRSVSSTEQQSSSTNIDFNSFTSSVNVKQIYSEVNTKQTESSSHTIENFKQVINEKFSKVEQTSAYVVENVQKGYGIIEEIKSSLQLDLNYQLTQYQEEQLRQCVSVSHKVGNLKVDTKTAQTTITNGITSVKNQISEEFTKINESVSTLTDEKSIQETVSKGVNKFEQLFTQAKDTVKEQLSLASSGFYSSYMKSITSFESHSSSQLCKTLRDIENYETSYKLNSDQYYMDTVSYFNSKSFKSCLSIKNWFTDIQSTTSIETFSTTNEKSTKELSSLNDKITSSFEKMETSSTYVLESISKSSEMLTQIEESVKQDATYQLTEDQVIEIQKCISIYKSIQTVTTTSTFTTQESIQTSINEVKNKMNSAYSEINQSISSCTDDSSITEITSKGVQKFEQIFSQAKETVKEELFQSLSSFHTSFTQISTDAHAEFNEISSTLQSIKSSSSTYKSDEQCYQETLSYFSSESFKSCVTVKNWFNEISSSSSTSTSNNVKEKSIQEFNSLNEKVTNSLDKLETSSSFILQTIESSTQIFKQIETSMIQGNTYQLSQEQTTQLQKCMSVYQSVQNTVTSTSTLIAQQTIQSDITNAKEEITSAYSQISQSISSASDDHSIRQVETIGVDKYENIFSHATETVKEQLSQKSSDFNSMFTQLSTDMQQENLQTVVTSENHSQTENDFMLSCFNDVFKSSTVIKNWYSEIKKSTQESEWSILSGGLSGKVSSDFSTLNERVTKSIDSMQESSTYVLDTMKKGFESIKQVKESMMQDTSYKLTQEQVTLFQKCVTINQTIQTVMTTTTTTVTTEAKQTMESDISNGKSLISNEFNKVSDTIRSLSDENSINEAATKGVHNMDQFLSQTKEKVGSVLSDSSSTFYNTYQRVTSMLEKQENNEVKQVLSDITKNESSTQYQNDQSFSSMISYFTDSSFTSSCTIQNWYNEIKSTSSTSTSESSSVSENTINTLSTVNEKVTKSIDSMQENSSSIIDTIEKGSEILKQIEESTTKNSTYKLSQEQVTYLHKCITIHQTFSSTVYTKTKKSVESDISSGKNLINTEFNKASETIRSLTDENSINEAATNSINNMDQVFSQTKEKVKSVLSDSSSSFYNTYQKVTASFEKQENSEIKQVLSDITKNESSTQYQNDQSFSSMISYFTDSSFQSSCTIQNWYNEIKSTSSTSTSESSSLSESTINKLSTVNEKVTKSIDSMQENSSSVIDTIEKGSQILKQIEESTTKSTTYQLSQDQVTYLHKCMTIYQTIQSITTITTSTTVATVKQTISSDIKNVKSKIVDQFSKVSESLKSLSDEKSIKQVVDDNVSQVDQCYNETKQKVQTELNEASSDFFNNYQQISSTLDTQDSSVLQDVVSGKNTYQCNSDETYSKMISYLNSDTFKSSTSLQSWYEEIHTSSTTNQSSISECTINEMNTLNNRVTKSIDSMEECSNYVLETIDKGSQVIKEIQQSSKENTSYHLTENQITVLQKSISIHQIIHSVTINSSKSVSVDTAAQSNKSTSVSTAEQQITSEVGNVKNQINEECTKTAESIRSLSDETSIKKAVDNNVSKVDQYYGEVQSKVQTQLTETSTNFFNNLQSFSSTLNSQSKSETNTVIQEILEGKNSYQVNSDQSFDNVVIYLKSDSFKSSNTVQNLFQTIQSDKSTSVSSNISEQAINNLNTLNTSVTKSVDSMENNSKYILNTIKEGSEVIQRIEESTKQDSNYKVTQDQIIILQKCITIYQTIQTITTTTTTTTTTTTSNDKKAKTDENNVIQNNDTSQSSVVSNVGRSIADVFGMGSESNNEKTDSSNKAESNVTKNQSSADVVEVANENDQDMCSSTSISNTEQKITTNVSNAKSQISEEFTKTTQSLSSMTDETSIKHAVEENVQNTSKYYSEAKKEVQTQLNHTTSSFFNSCQKLDSQSNSALHEIINEKTTYQADDDENYKQVLTYLNSDSFKSSTDVDTWYNEIHSNTSSSDLSKQSVDELGSLNTRVTESVDTMENHSKYILNTMKQGSEILKHVEESSKQNTNYELSQEQIIVLKKCITIYQVIKTVTTTTTTVTNTVSVKNNSVSNHSTASDDEYEYDIEVKKNTKEVVQVEETTQEDKIADEKSAKLDSLKTAASNVEQKNDKSSDSVSNDSATHETNNETKSLDTHVTNADTNATASASTNVEMSSSSNSVSNDVVKDAAQKSESSASSSLNTQSNASSSASQKDATLSNSSTTENQDVKKNEAKKSSKSSKVDQLKKFTQESTTSKTSLTTLMVNWTVTKSTTVGVPNTCESISWDKFINHDEDDSTIKEIADLLAVGRSVIEDSIELKKEKLPLYRDIDEIEGLVVHCIEIVDEVLLQLSEVVGQDVQVLKDLFSENISKNVGPEATKILGDKTSTLDKELLSAASTFFSMKGSKKTDLLNQIYKQFNNVQINDEKQARDIAAQKFDKLQSIMKTVLDNIDCLVLRVVDTIENAKHFSSCLKDGDNSYISVKNGQVLCDTLKIPSSP, from the exons CGGTGGAGATGAATCCGGTTGTGGTGAAATTTTCCGTAAAAGCGAGAAGAAAATTATGCAACAACTGATACTCACTATCAAGGAGATAAAATCCATCGATGACAAAAAAGAAATCGATTCGAGGATGTTCCAAGTTTTCAAGAATTATAGCCTTATTCTTACTAATTTGAATAAGAAAGTCATCACCAGTGTGATCACAGTTGTCAATCAATTCTTTCAACTTTACAATATTGTGTTATCCATTTTGGATAAAATCAATCCCGATATGAAATCTAAAGCGGAGGATTTGTTATATATGCAAGATATTGACACTACAGATGCCTATTATGCAGATATCAACAAATACATCGTCGAAGATTATTtatcatctgcaaaaatgaatgaattgctTCAACGAATTGATAACCatgtaaaatcgatgaaaagtttgaaagaaattaaaacgGGTATTACGCAAGAACTTAGTGTTATCACTAACGAAGTAGGCATTGATTTGCAAACCATGAAAAGCACCATTCTGTATGTGTTTGAAGAACTCAAAAAAGGAGTGAAAGCTttgcaaaacttgaaaaataagagCAACAGAACTGGTTTCCGatattatttgaatttctaTAGAGGTAAAGCTGACCTGGCTCAACTTAAAAAGCTCATTTGTACCATCAATAGTCTGAAGATCGAACTTCTTCTGGAAAGACAGCTGTTCACTGACGATGAAGAATTGGAAGCTTTTAAAGCTGCTACTAGTGacgttcaaaatgaaattgatcaaaaaaatcaaaaacttttggAAGAATTGAGTAGCATGAATGATTTCAACTTCGTTCAAGGATTTGTTTCAAAAAGTGTCTTGGATTACAACATGTGCCTTGAAAGTTACACAATTCAAAGCAGAACCATTCTGAAAACAGTAATAACAAAATATGTGACCATATTTGAAGAATTGATAATTATCATTAAACGCCGGAAAATCAAGAATTCCAAAACTATCGAAGACTTGTATCTTAATGAAAGCTCTTCTTCGAGTAACCAAGATGAagttgtttcaaaatatttgctCGAAAAAACTGATATCGATATTGAAAAGCTTTGCTCAACTTTGAACCAAGAAATAAGCACTCAAAATAAAGAAACTGTCACTCGAGAAATACAAGATATAACCACAGTCACTCATTCTGAAGTTAATAAGATAAACCAAACAGTTCTGAAGATGATCAACACAATGTcaacagaaattcaaaatttaaaagctaTAAAAGATGAAGCCAGCCAAAAGATTGATTATGAAATAAGCGacgaaaagttgaaatgtaTTTCAAATATCATACAAATAATTGATTCTCTGCACATAAAAAGCAACAAGGATGAGATTCAAAGTTTGagcatttattttgaaagagTCAAAGAAAAGATCCAGATAGctactcaaaatttcgaaactcAAACATCCGAGTGTACAGAAATGCAACAATTCAAAAGCCAAGTTGAGACATTGAAAACATCCATATTTGAAGCACTTACCAAAGCATCACTGGCAATCAAAGAAAAAATCCGCCGGGTTCTTTTTGAGTACAATGAAAAGCTATACATTTTACAACAAAAGACAACTTGCTACCAATTAGATAATTTCCATGGTCAAGACAGCAGTTTCACATTGAATGATAATACTAGAAAATATGTTACTGGCTATTACACATCTGAGgaaattttcactactttggATACCATTATGAATTCTTCCACTAGCTCTGATATTAGTCAGTTGAAAACTGACATGTATTCAAAACTTGATGAAACCAATCAAAGCATTGAATCTGAACTTGAGAAAATTCACGAcgatttgaatgtttttgttGAGAAGTTTTCTCAAGGCATGCAAGTGTTATCAaacattgaaacaaaattccaaaaacaaacTGATGAAACGGAGACCATCGATGAAACTGAGCTTACTGCATTGAAAGAAGTTGATGGGATGGTAAATGTCATTGGTAAATATGTGAATGTGAATGCTGAAAATTCACAGCGAGAATTGAGAGCTCAAATTGACAATGCTAGGCTGCAGATTTCAAGAAAGTTTGAACAAGTTTCTCAAACATTGACATCAATGCAGGATTCTACACAGATGGAAAGCATTATAACAGAATCGATCATTAGCTCTGAAACTATATTCaatgaactgaaaaataacacCAGATGTGAACTTACACGAAGTGTGGAAGAATTCCTAAACTCGTATCAAAAAACTATTACCACATTACACTCCCAAGTTACTAGTAGTCAAACTACAATTTTACAGGATATAAATAAAGGTGATTGCAAAACAGTTGAtgatgatttccaaaaatttatgcaAATGATGCTTCAACAAGACTATCAATCACTAACAACTGTGTCAAATACTTTCGAGTACATGAAGAAGTACAATTTTGttgattctcaaaatttgaaagaaaagtgCTCTCAAGTATTTCAGTCcttgtcaaataaaatgaatatgGAAATTGATAATCTTAGTCATGTTGGTAAATATGTCCTTGAAAATGTGCAAAAGGCAAATAATGTCTTGATCAAGctggaaaattgtgaaaacaaacaaaatattaaTGTATCATTAACAGAAGAAGAGATCCGAGAATTCCGCGTAGCTAGATCAGTTAATGAATTGTGGAAGTACAGTTATCAAGATACCAGCATAAGTTCTATTGGTACAACAATCACCAGTGCTAGATCTGAGATTGATTTGGagtatagaaaaattcaaacaaaattagaAACTTCAACTGACCAAAGTGTCATTCAAACTGAGATCGAATCTAGcattcaaaatatccaaaatataTTCCAAACTACTCAAACCCATGTCaatgaaattataaaacaaaacGTTGAGTCATTTTATACATCTATGACTAGTCAAATTAATGAGTTCCAATCATCTTGTAGCTCTTCTTTGAATACAGCATTGCTATCAGTTATTAGTGGTAGAAGTGTTTCTTCAACAGAGCAACAAAGTTCCAGTACTAATATTGATTTCAACAGCTTCACTAGTTCAGTGAACGTGAAACAAATTTACAGTGAAGTTAATACAAAACAGACTGAAAGTTCTAGCCACACCATAGAAAACTTCAAGCAAGTGATAAATGAGAAATTCAGCAAAGTTGAACAAACTTCAGCTTATGTTGtagaaaatgtgcaaaaaggATACGGTATCATAGAAGAAATCAAAAGTTCTCTCCAACTAGACTTGAATTATCAGCTGACTCAGTACCAGGAAGAACAATTAAGGCAGTGTGTATCAGTCTCTCATAAAGTgggaaatttgaaagttgatacCAAGACTGCTCAGACAACAATCACTAATGGTATAACTTctgttaaaaatcaaattagtgAAGAGttcacaaaaatcaatgaatctGTATCTACTCTTACTGATGAAAAATCTATTCAAGAGACAGTTTCAAAAGGAGTCAAcaaatttgaacaactgtttACTCAAGCTAAAGATACGGTTAAAGAGCAGCTATCATTGGCATCATCTGGCTTTTACTCATCTTACATGAAATCAATTACAAGTTTTGAAAGCCATAGCTCCAGCCAACTTTGCAAAACATTGAgagatattgaaaattatgaaacttCATATAAGTTGAATAGTGACCAATACTACATGGATACAGTTTCATACTTTAATAGCAAAAGTTTCAAGTCATGTTTATCAATTAAAAACTGGTTCACTGATATTCAATCCACAACATCAATAGAGACATTTTCTActacaaatgaaaaaagtacCAAAGAACTGAGTAGTCTGAATGATAAAATCACTagctcttttgaaaaaatggaaactagTTCAACTTATGTTCTTGAATCTATTTCAAAAAGCTCTGAAATGTTGACACAAATTGAAGAGTCCGTGAAGCAAGATGCCACTTATCAGCTCACTGAAGATCAAGTCATTGAAATACAGAAATGCATCAGTATTTACAAATCCATTCAAACAGTCACTACAACTTCTACTTTCACTACTCAAGAATCCATTCAAACCAGCATTAATGAAGTtaagaataaaatgaactcTGCATACTCGGAAATAAATCAGTCGATTTCTTCCTGTACTGATGATAGTTCCATTACAGAAATTACTTCTAAAGGAGTGCAGAAATTTGAGCAAATATTTTCTCAAGCTAAGGAAACTGTTAAAGAAGAGCTCTTCCAATCGTTGAGTAGTTTCCACACTTCATTTACCCAGATTTCTACTGATGCTCATGCAGAATTCAATGAAATTAGCTCTACTTTACAAAGTATCAAAAGCAGCTCAAGCACTTATAAATCTGATGAGCAATGTTATCAAGAAACATTGTCATATTTCAGCAGTGAATCTTTCAAATCCTGTGTAACTGTCAAAAATTGGTTCAATGAGATCAGTTCTAGTAGTTCTACATCTACATCCAACAATGTGAAAGAAAAATCTATTCAGGAATTCAACAGTTTGAatgaaaaagtgaccaattctTTAGATAAATTAGAAACCAGTTCATCATTCATTCTTCAAACAATTGAGAGTAGCACtcagattttcaaacaaattgaaactTCCATGATACAAGGTAATACCTATCAACTGAGTCAAGAGCAAACTACTCAATTGCAAAAATGCATGAGTGTTTATCAAAGTGTTCAGAATACTGTTACCTCAACATCAACACTTATTGCTCAACAAACAATTCAAAGTGATATTACCAATGCTAAAGAAGAAATCACCAGTGCCTATTCGCAAATTTCTCAGTCCATTTCATCAGCATCAGATGATCATTCTATCAGACAAGTAGAGACTATAGGGGTGGACAAATATGAGAATATATTTTCTCATGCTACTGAAACAGTAAAAGAGCAGCTTTCTCAGAAATCATCTGATTTTAATTCAATGTTTACACAGCTGTCAACTGATATGCAGcaagaaaatttacaaacagTGGTTACTAGTGAAAATCATAGTCAGACAGAAAACGACTTCATGCTCTCATGCTTCAATGATGTGTTCAAGTCATCTACTGTTATTAAAAATTGGTATTCAGAAATTAAGAAAAGCACCCAAGAATCTGAATGGTCTATATTGAGTGGTGGTCTAAGTGGAAAAGTTTCGAGTGATTTTAGTACCTTGAATGAAAGGGTCACAAAGTCCATTGATTCGATGCAAGAAAGTTCAACTTATGTTCTAGACACCatgaaaaaaggttttgaatCAATTAAACAAGTTAAAGAAAGCATGATGCAAGATACAAGCTATAAGTTAACTCAAGAACAAGTTACACTTTTCCAGAAATGTGTAACCATTAACCAAACTATTCAAACAGTGATGACAACCACCACTACTACAGTTACCACTGAAGCCAAACAGACCATGGAATCTGATATTAGTAATGGGAAGAGTCTTATCAGCAATGAATTCAATAAAGTATCTGATACCATAAGATCACTATCTGATGAAAACAGTATTAATGAAGCAGCAACTAAAGGTGTTCACAATATGGACCAATTCTTATCTCAAACCAAAGAAAAGGTTGGATCTGTTTTATCAGATTCATCATCTACTTTTTATAATACCTACCAAAGAGTAACTTCCATGCTTGAGAAACAAGAAAATAATGAAGTGAAACAGGTTCTATCAGATATTACAAAGAATGAAAGTTCAACTCAATATCAAAATGATCAATCGTTCTCAAGTATGATTTCTTATTTCACTGACAGCAGTTTTACATCAAGCTGCACAATTCAGAACTGGTATAATGAAATCAAGTCCACTTCTTCAACATCAACTAGTGAGTCTTCAAGTGTTAGTGAAAACACCATCAATACATTGAGCACAGTAAATGAGAAAGTTACAAAATCAATCGATTCTATGCAGGAAAATTCATCTTCCATCATTGATACCATTGAAAAGGGCTCTGAAATTCTCAAGCAAATTGAAGAATCAACTACTAAGAATAGCACCTATAAGTTGAGTCAAGAGCAAGTCACATATCTTCATAAATGCATTACCATACATCAAACATTCTCTTCCACTGTATATACTAAAACCAAAAAGTCAGTGGAATCTGATATTAGCAGCGGAAAGAATCTTATTAACACTGAATTCAATAAAGCTTCTGAAACCATAAGATCACTAACTGATGAAAATAGTATCAATGAAGCTGCAACTAATAGCATCAATAATATGGACCAAGTATTTTCTCAAACAAAAGAGAAAGTCAAGTCTGTTCTATCTGATTCATCCTCCTCTTTTtacaatacctatcaaaaagtAACTGCTTCatttgaaaaacaagaaaattctgaaataaaacAAGTTTTATCAGATATTACAAAGAATGAAAGTTCAACTCAATATCAAAATGATCAATCATTCTCAAGTATGATTTCTTATTTCACTGACAGCAGTTTCCAATCAAGTTGCACAATTCAGAACTGGTATAATGAAATCAAGTCTACTTCTTCAACATCAACTAGCGAGTCTTCAAGTCTTAGTGAAAGCACCATCAATAAATTGAGCACAGTAAATGAGAAAGTTACAAAATCAATTGATTCCATGCAGGAAAATTCGTCTTCTGTCATTGATACCATTGAAAAGGGCTCACAAATTCTCAAGCAAATTGAAGAATCTACTACCAAGAGTACCACTTACCAGTTGAGTCAAGATCAAGTCACATATCTTCATAAATGTATGACTATCTATCAAACAATCCAATCTATTACAACTATCACAACTTCTACTACAGTAGCTACTGTAAAACAAACCATTTCATCTGATATTAAGAATGTCAAAAGTAAGATTGTCGACCAATTCTCCAAAGTTTCTGAATCTTTGAAGTCTCTCAGcgatgaaaaaagtatcaagCAAGTAGTTGATGATAATGTCAGTCAAGTTGACCAATGTTACAATGAAACCAAACAGAAAGTGCAAACTGAATTGAATGAAGCATCGTCAGATTTCTTCAATAATTATCAACAGATTTCATCAACTTTGGATACACAAGACTCCAGTGTATTACAAGATGTTGTTTCTGGTAAAAATACTTACCAATGCAATTCTGATGAAACatactcaaaaatgatttcatattTGAACAGCGATACCTTCAAGTCGAGCACCTCATTACAAAGTTGGTATGAAGAAATTCATACAAGTTCCACAACAAATCAGTCAAGCATAAGTGAATGCACCATTAATGAGATGAATACATTGAACAATCGTGTTACCAAATCAATTGATTCTATGGAAGAATGTTCAAATTATGTTTTAGAAACTATAGACAAAGGATCTCAAGTTATTAAAGAGATTCAACAATCATCCAAAGAGAATACCAGTTACCATTTAACTGAGAACCAAATCACAGTGttgcaaaaaagtatcagcATTCACCAAATTATTCATTCAGTCACAATAAACTCCAGTAAATCCGTCAGTGTGGACACTGCTGCGCAGTCTAACAAATCCACCTCAGTTTCCACAGCTGAGCAACAGATTACTTCTGAAGTTGGTAACGTTAAGAACCAAATCAATGAAGAGTGCACGAAAACAGCTGAATCAATACGATCCCTTTCAGATGAAACCAGCATTAAAAAGGCTGTTGATAATAATGTGTCCAAAGTAGACCAATATTATGGAGAAGTCCAGAGTAAAGTACAAACCCAACTGACTgaaacttctaccaacttcttcAATAATCTTCAGTCTTTCTCATCCACATTAAATTCTCAAAGTAAATCTGAAACTAATACGGTGATTCAAGAAATTTTGGAAGGTAAAAATAGCTACCAGGTGAATAGTGATCAATCATTTGACAATGTTGTAATTTATCTGAAGAGTGATTCATTTAAATCGAGTAATACGGTTCAAAATCTATTCCAAACTATTCAATCAGATAAATCCACATCCGTATCTTCAAATATCAGTGAACAAGCTATCAACAATTTGAACACTCTCAACACCAGTGTCACCAAATCGGTCGATTCaatggaaaataattcaaaatatattttgaacacTATAAAAGAAGGATCTGAAGTCATTCAGAGAATTGAAGAAAGCACCAAGCAAGATTCCAACTATAAGGTTACTCAAGACCAAATTATCATcttgcaaaaatgtatcaccatCTATCAAACTATTCAGACAATCACAACTACCACTACCACCACTACTACTACTACCACATCCAACGATAAGAAAGCCAAGACAGATGAAAACAATGTTATCCAAAATAACGACACTTCTCAAAGTTCAGTGGTATCCAATGTTGGCAGATCAATTGCAGATGTTTTTGGTatgggtagtgaaagtaataatgaaaaaacagaCAGTTCAAACAAAGCAGAGTCCAATGTGACTAAAAATCAGTCCTCAGCTGATGTTGTGGAAGTCGCTAATGAAAATGACCAGGATATGTGTAGCTCTACTTCAATATCCAATACAGAACAGAAAATCACAACCAATGTGAGCAATGCTAAGAGCCAAATCAGTGAAGAATTTACCAAAACCACACAATCCCTGAGTTCCATGACTGATGAAACCAGCATCAAACATGCTGTAGAAGAAAATGTCCAAAACACCAGCAAGTACTACAGTGAAGCTAAAAAAGAAGTTCAAACTCAGCTCAATCATACAACTTCTAGTTTCTTCAATTCTTGTCAAAAACTAGATAGTCAATCAAATTCCGCCTTACATGAAATAATAAATGAGAAAACCACCTACCAAGCTGATGATGATGAGAACTACAAACAAGTTCTCACATATTTGAACAGTGATTCATTCAAATCAAGCACTGATGTCGATACTTGGTATAATGAAATACATTCCAATACTAGTTCCTCAGATTTGAGTAAACAATCTGTAGATGAGCTTGGCAGTCTCAACACTCGTGTAACTGAATCTGTGGATACAATGGAAAATCATTCGAAATATATTCTGAACACGATGAAGCAAGGCTCTGAAATCTTGAAACATGTGGAAGAATCATCTAAGCAGAATACAAACTATGAACTGTCTCAAGAGCAGAtaattgtgttgaaaaaatgtattactATTTACCAAGTTATCAAAACAGTCACTACTACAACCACTACTGTGACAAATACAGTCTCggtgaaaaataattctgtttcAAATCATTCTACTGCATCTGACGATGAATATGAGTATGACatcgaggtgaaaaaaaatactaaagaAGTGGTCCAAGTTGAAGAAACTACACAAGAAGATAAGATAGCAGATGAGAAAAGTGCGAAACTTGACTCTTTGAAAACTGCTGCCTCAAATGTTGAGcagaaaaatgataaatctTCTGATTCTGTATCAAATGATTCAGCAACTCATGAAACtaataatgaaacaaaatcgCTGGATACACATGTGACCAATGCCGACACAAATGCCACTGCATCTGCATCGACTAATGTTGAAATGTCATCTTCATCTAATTCAGTATCCAACGATGTGGTAAAAGATGCGGCACAAAAATCGGAAAGCAGTGCTTCCTCTTCTCTAAATACTCAATCAAATGCATCATCTAGTGCTAGTCAAAAAGATGCCACACTCTCAAATTCCAGTACCACTGAAAATCaagatgttaaaaaaaatgaggCCAAAAAGTCGTCCAAGTCCAGTAAAGTTGACCAATTGAAGAAATTCACCCAAGAAAGTACAACTTCCAAAACATCCTTAACAACTCTCATG GTAAATTGGACAGTTACGAAATCAACCACTGTCGGAGTTCCCAACACTTGCGAATCGATATCTTGGGATAAGTTCATAAATCACGATGAAGACGACAGCACTATAAAAGAAATTGCAGATTTGCTGGCTGTAGGCAGATCCGTCATCGAAGATTCcatcgaattgaaaaaagaaaaattgcctCTGTACAGGGATATCGATGAAATCGAAGGTCTAGTCGTTCATTGCATCGAAATCGTAGATGAAGTTTTACTACAGTTATCAGAAGTAGTTGGTCAGGATGTACAAGTCCTGAAAGATTTGTTCTCTGAAAACATAAGTAAAAATGTAGGCCCCGAAGCTACCAAAATTCTAGGCGATAAAACATCCACGTTAGATAAAGAATTATTATCGGCAGCATCCACCTTTTTCTCAATGAAAGGCAGTAAGAAAACAGATTTATTGAATCAGATTTATAAGCAGTTTAATAATGTACAGATTAATGACGAAAAGCAAGCTAGGGACATTGCTGCccagaaatttgataaattgcaATCGATCATGAAAACAGTTCTTGATAATATCGACTGCTTGGTTTTACGTGTCGTTGATACGATTGAAAATGCTAAGCATTTCTCTAGTTGTTTAAAAGATGGTGATAATTCCTATATTTCTGTGAAAAATGGTCAAGTTTTATGCGATACTTTGAAAATACCATCTAGCCCGTAA